The Populus alba chromosome 6, ASM523922v2, whole genome shotgun sequence genomic interval attttaattttattaaaaaacttccTTTGTTTTAACCCAACTAGGTTTATTCAGGCTTGGCAGGTTGCGAGTTAATCTATTATTAAGTAATCTAGAATCTAGCATCAATGTAGAAATGGTTCATAATAAAACATGGTCCAAATTAAGCTCTAAATTGCTGAGTTACTGTATAAACTTTTAGGTCAAATTGAGTTTAATCTTTTTCAACAGttatttattaaactttattattctaATACTTAATCTTATAATTAATTCCAACATATATCAAACATTTCCTATAATCTATTGTTAATTTCTCACCTTAGAATTACTGTGTGGGTATGTTTGCAAAGTCATGTGGGTTATGTTTGCTCATTTTGATGGTGTATGAATTCTATGGAATCATCTATGATATTTACCCCCTTTAATCTTATGAATtctatcaaattattttcaaaagctTGTTCTCTTTTGATTGCATTCATGGCGTTTCATGGCCAATGACATCCTTCTGTCTGTATGCCTTCCTTGGAAAACTAACAAGAGTTGTGTTTTTATACAGACAAGGgagaaagaattgaaaaatcataataacATGGTTTTATGagatatataagaaaaaaacaaattgaccacactaaaattatagtttgaaaATCCCAGGCATGGtcaattatttcaaatcaaaactGAGTATTTTTCTAAGGTACAGAcgcaatttatattttattttaaaaaaaagttcaggTTATAAAGTCATTGAATTAACCTGCGGCTCATGAAATCAacccaaatttattatttttttctacaacATTTTTAACTGAAAAAATCATTGATGTTGACCTATATAAGTCTACACCATGATTAGTTGAGTCaattaaataacaaatcaattaaatcaatgTTAAAATCGATTCAACTTGAAGCCTATTCTAAATTAGAATTACAAATTCTTTTAATCAACCAAACAAACCAAGCCAACTTTAACAACAATGggttataaaaattcaaaccatcAGTGTTTAACCCTTAAACAGTAGCAAGATGCTCAAATCTTTTATAGAAGGCTTAATGAATGACACTAAACTGGAAACGCAATctaacttgtattttaaaaaaatttgaaattgtttattttacttaaaaataatattttttattattttttaattattttgatgtactgatattaaaaataattttttaaaaataaaaaaatattattttaatatatttttaaataaaaaataatttaaacccCAATATAATCTCATAAAGAAGAGAAGCGAGGGCTGACAGTAATGAACCTTGTTGGAATGCATCCgagccccttttttttcttccttgttttctCAGGCGGGCCTTCAATGCTCAATttctcaaaaaacaaatcaagaaatcaattttaaagaGTAGCAACGGCATTTGTTTTGCAGCACTCTCAAAATTTTATATTCCTCTAATGGCATCATCTACGACGAGTCACTTACTCCAATCTCAAGTCTTTCTATGAACAAGTCTTCAATGTGATTTCAGGTTTGTTCCCATCACAGATAGAGATGCTTTCTAAGAGtaagaaatataatataaacctTTGGAGATGCGAGAATCATTCCTCGCCTTTTACATTCAACATcaacgtaatttttttttttttggctggaaGATTGATGCATGTCAGTACATACAGTGAAAATATTCAGGAGCAAAGAACTGAAACTGAGCTTGATTGCACAATCAAAAGCAGGTGACGATGCTTACTATGTTGGTTGACATGATAGTTGATattggaagagaagaaaatatatcaatttctgAAATAATTCGTTTAAGACCTGTTTTTGTTGGAtcgtttttcaaaaacaaataccaaTGTTGAGAGGTAATAAAATTGGCTGAGATAATCTAAATCAAATAGAATCTTTACAGTGAAAATCGTAGACGTAAGTAGTTTTTAATTCATCAAGCAAAAAAGGGTAAAAAGTAAAACCTTAGTTCCAGAACTGTGTGGTGCATTTTTTCATTACACAAATGCATACAGACTGCAATACATCTTTGTAGCCATTCTTTAAGTAAAAGAAGCAATATGCTACAAATACCTTCTCAAAAACTTGAAACTTTACTTTTCTTCATTTATGGAAAAGCAAAGACTGGTCTGCAAGCTACCCctacttctctctttttttctatctGCATGATCACATAAAAAATTTGTCACTCTTTTATAGACCTGATACGGTGAGCTAGAACTAAAAGGTACTGGACAACAGCAACAGCTCTGACAATCATGGGTAAGGCCAAATTCTCGtggattgttttttcttgtggAAATTTGTACACAAGAGCATGCGGCACATACATACGCATGGAGATAATATTTTGAAACCTACCTTTGCTTTGACCTGGCGGATCTTCTAGTTGATGCAGAAATATCACCACTCTCACCCTTCACTTTGCTTTCCGTAGCTCTAGATTTGGAGGCCACTGTAAAAGATAGCAGATTATAGCAACAGTTGAAAACAGTTGACTGTAGTTACAATAGAGTCAGAGAACTTGAATGACCTTTTGACTGCACTTCAGTGCCATCTGACTCCATGCCTGTCACCTCACTTGAAGTACCTGAATATTCACCTGACCTGTCGACCTCAGAATCCGATGATTTAACCATTTCTTCCATGGATGGATCATCGATTTCACCATCTGCATCATTGGTTACCAAGCGTAGGCAGAAAGTGTCATTTATAAGCACAGATCTTACAAACAGGAACACAATTCTTAAAAGGCTAGTTGAACCGAACATTCTTGGCTTAAAGGCCAATACCATATCCACAAACAATGCAGTGCGTCCAGGTAATATGGCCCTAAAAGGCTACACCTTCACTAAGGTTCCATCAATTATTTAACCCTTTGGAACGAATGAAGCCTATTCAAGATGGAActaaattttagaaaacaaaatgtgTTACATTGAAAAGATGAGATGTATTTGACATTAGTTGGAACCAAGGTACTGAAAGAGAAATTAGAATCAGTAAATAGTTCACCAAATTTGCGTTCcacactaaaaaaacaagatattaataacctaaaaaaaaaacagtgaaatCCTGAAAAAGACATCCGAGTCAACAAGTTATATCTTGAACTGGCACACAATAAGCAAGAGTACGATGCCTGGCAATATATCCTAGCACAATCCAAGGCTTAAGTACATCTAATCACCTAAAGGGACGAAGATTTGATCAGACCTATAAAGCATGTTGTGGAAAGGCTGAATCTACAAAATATCCTATCGATACTTCTTACCTTTTAGGGGTGTATTCATCAGCAGAAAAAGGATATCAAGAGTGTCATCTGACATGTACATTGTTTTAACTAGGTAATTCAAAAGCTTCCAAAATATAGCGATGAATGTCTTAGGAAAATCTGGAAGCACGGGGAAAGTTCCAAGGCATTAAACATTGAAACTAGCACccccttccaaaaaaaaaaaaataaaaatatatatatatattactgtaCCAACCTTCAATAACATCTGATCCTTCACTCACTTCTCCTTCATCTCTAGCCACCGCACAACCTTCCATGCCACCGATTTTCTGCTGATGAATTTGGGCATTTCTTGCTGTCACTTCCTGTTCTTTCTTCTCCATGTGGAACTTAGTAAGCTTCTCCTCAAATTCCTCAATGCACAATTTAAGTTCTGGTTTTGCAAACTTCTTAGCCTGTTTGCACATAATGAAAATGGAAAGCATACCATTAAATCATTACAAATGATGGGATGGAAGAGGAACAGGATTACAGAAATCCAATACCTTAATgattatgcttttaaaattgtcCATGACAGAATCCTCAGACAGGACATGTTCAAACGTCTTAAATGAATCAATGAGTTTTTTCATTCCCTTTTCAGTAAATGCCAGCTGGGAGAGGCAATACGAGATGTATTCCCACTGCCTAGTATCTGCAGCAATACAGAAGTCCACACAGTAAGGAAAAAATCATCTTTATACACTAACAAGCATGGGAGAAAATCATGTGCTACAcgtaaaaacaaaaggaacatCTCCATCCatgcatgtttttcttttttttcctctgttttgtCCTAAAAGCAGGGAGTGTAAgattagagaccaagtagtccAGGAAAAGTCTGCATGCAAttgtaaataataatcaaaaatgaaaaagcaATGAGCATCTCCATCCATGCACAAGGAAATGAGAGTACATTTACAATCTCATGCTTATAAAGGAGATATGGTTTCATGCATCTACGTGAGTGATGGTTTTTAGAACAAATTTGAACAATAATTGAAATAGCTGAATTTGCAAGTATGGTTTAGCACATGCACCATACAAAAGTCATAAATCActtaaacattaaaatcaatGCTATCAAACAAGTTCGAATAAGATCATATTTTCTCAGCCAGTAAGTTCGTACTCAGTGTACTATTGCATAACGCAGCAGACTTGTATGATCTGACACCATACGATCACACCAGCTTGGTAAACACTATGTACAGAAGCATAATGAATAAAGACATACCTGTCACTCCACTGAACCTGTTGCAAAGCTTTTCAACAAGAGACTCCATTTGTTTGTCCTGGGGAGAATCAGGGAAGTATAATGTTCAAGTCATTGTTAAGGGCAAATACTTGCTAAATCAACTCAGTTGAGCAGTCTATACCTTTTTAATGGACCCAATTAAAAACTGCATGATGTTGCAGAAAGTCTCCCTTTTCAGCTCCTGGTTGGATAATTTGCCAAGTATATCTGGAAGTAAGTTGTATATAGGATTGCTTCCTGCATTATAGTTACGAAAACAATTCAGCATCCATTTTCCAAGAGAAATGACCAAATGACTTGGCATGGCATTACTAGTTAAGTATCAATATTTACCTTTCTTTGACAGCTCATGAAAGAAAAGTTTAGCGAGATTTGAAATCCTCTCCTGTTCATCTTCTAATCTTATAGCCATCTCATTTATATAACCTTTAACCTGATAAGCAAATGCCCAGAATCAGATATTGTATCATTAAAATAGCAGAGAAAGAACGGTAAAAGAGATTAGCAGGTTCTCTGACCTTCATCATATCATTTAATATGAGATGTGAAAGTACCAGCACAGCATTTTTCCTAACAGAAACCGAAGGATCTCGTAAGCGAGCATACATGTTTTCAGTCCATGGTTCTAACAGATTAGGAAACCGAACTGCCAAATCTCCAAGAGCAATAGTGCAGTTTGAACGAACAGTTTCTGATGGTGCACTTTCCACAACTGTGAAGAGAAGCTGGAGATTTGCATCACTGAGAACACATTCACCCCGAAGTTAGGCATAAGCTTTTCATGAGCGTGAGTGAGAGAAAGAGGACGGGGGAGGTCTCACCAAAAATCTGGATCAATAATCATAAATCGACAAAGAGCAAGCATTCCAGATGCCTGTAGTTCAGGATACTGAAAAACATAAAGTCCTGTTAGTTTCACTGAAAAATTGGAGGATATTCAATTATTCATGGAAAACAAAAGATGATGATCGCATCATGTCATACACAAATCTCTTAAAGAAGAAAGCAAACGTGAAGGCTTTGTAAAGCCAGAAAAGCTAATAGAATCACCTTTTGCATCAAACTAAAATTTCTACAAAGCTTCGACAGGAAAGGTGCACAAAGCCCTATCAAATATTTCTCTTTGGAACCACCAGCAACAATCTCTTTCTCTGCTCTCTCAGAGAGTGTATCCAGAATTGCATCTTCAGAGGCAGAAACACCGAGCTCCGCATTGATGTTATCCTGCAACAAATAGTCAAAGAGATATTCCAAATTAAAAGCTGGAGTTTGTTGTACATGACAATGATGTATAGTACGAAATGTTCAACCTACCTTTGGTGTATCATCTTGTTTTACACCATTATTTTGAGCATTCTGTCCATCAGCTCCCAATCTATCCCTCTTCAGCTTCTGTTTTTGGATCTTCCGAACACAGGTTTCTATGTATAGTAACTGATTCATGGCAACATGACTTGTGACAAATAAATATCTACTAATTTTTGCTACTTGAACTGTTGTAAGAATATCAGCGCTGCCACTTTCAATATCATTCTGCAAGTCATCTCCTCCACTACAAATGAAAACAGAACTAAGAGACTTCTTTACAAGATCAGCAGCTAGGGTTTCCGGAGTGGGATGAATTGTATAtatgacacctattgctttatCAGCAGCAGCATACCATGTGTTTTCTGGAAGCCAAGAGCCACTAATCAAGTTCTCTAAGAAACCAAACACACGGCTACCATTACTAGCCAACAGCTTTTTCTTGTCCTCTTCTGACAATCTCTGAATGGCAATGCATGCTGTCCTGGCAAGCAAAGGGTCCACTTTAGCCCAACGGCCAAAGCCAATATCAATAATATCTTGCAAGTGTGAGCCAAGAACTCCAGGGGACGCTTTTGCAGCCATGCAAAGCACTGATAAAGCTCCACGACTTTGCTCTGGGGTTGTACCACTAATGTTAAAGCAAAAGAAATCCCATAATGCTGATATCTGCAAAAACAAATGCTTTATGAGAGATCTAAATGTGGCATGAACAGATGAATATTAAGTAAAAGAATATAAAGTAGCaccttttaacttttaattaattactaacAGCAACTAAAACCTCCAAAATCATATGATAAGAGACTCACTGTGCTTGTGGAGATATCACCTTTGGAAACCAATGCATTGACAATAAATTCCAGAGCTGCAAGATCTCCTATATTTGAATCTATGGCAAGATCCAAAAGATTCTTAGCAGTATCTACTGGATTTTTCCGGACATAAATTGTAATGAAGGCATTCTCCACAGCTTCATAGATGGATTTATCCTGAGAGAATACCTGCAGAATCCAGCATTGATGACAGCATTAATTTCAACAGTTCAAAATATAAGTACAGAGTAGACAACCTTAAAATTAAGAATACATCATCTTTGCTTCCTAACTTGCAGTGTCACTATTTCCCAGGCatgaccaaaattaaaaacataccAATGGCAACATCTTACGGAGGCAAGCCTCTGCACCATCAATTTGGAACTGTTTGCACCTCATCAGCAACAAAATTGTGTTCTCAACATCGGTGGCTGAAGATGAAGCCATCAACTGGACAAGCGTAGGCATTGTGGCAGATACGCACTTGGAAAATATCAAGCCAGCCTCCAGAGATGCAACCAAAGCCCTGGTTTGCTCCAAATTCCCAATATCTGGCACTGAGCTATCCTTCTGAGGAATCCCTTCTTCCAGATTAGGCACACTGTCAGTTAAACTCTCCTGCTGTTCCTTAACTGGTTCTTCCATATTCACATCATCCACCTCACCTCCATCATAGGTCTCATTATCAGATTGCAATCCATCCAAAACACTTTCTGCAATTTTATCTGGTTCAAGCTCATTCAACTTCTTATTGTATTGTTCTAATGTTGCTTGAAATGAAGCTATTCGAAGCTGGGGACCAAATGGGTTATGCTGCAACATCATGATAAGCAAATTTAATGCAGCTTTTCTAACTATTGCAGATTTATCCTCCAATCTCCCAGCAGCAACTGCAGCAACCTCATTCCACAGACCAATTGAAACAGAATGCTCTTCACATAGTTCAGCCCAAACTTGAAGAACCCGACTCCTGGTATAGGCAGAAACATCTCGGCAGCGCTCAAGCAAGATTTCCAACATGGCTTGCTTTGTGCGGAGACGAACAGATTTAGAACTGACATCACCCTCAACATCCTTAAATGCCTTTGCCACCAACTTCCCCAGAACAGCAACAAGAGCATTCCTTATCTTATAAGATTCTCCTCCAAAATGTGGGACCAAGACCCCAATGTTAGTTGAAATCAACTTTGGTAGCCGATCAGCAAGCTCTACAAGAAAACGCCCAAGATTTTCAGCCCCAGCAGTGTCTTTCACATAAGCTTTTGGATTAGTCCTCCCAACCTCTCTGATCAAAGAACTGGCAAGGGTGCCATCAGCATACTTCTTCTCAGCCCCAGCAACCGCATCAGCCATGTGGGTAACAACATAGTCATATTTGTGAACTAGGTGCATGATTGAAGCACATGACTGTGCTGTATAGTGGTATTTCGTAGCACAAGCCCCAATTATTCGGCAAAGGGCATCTTTTGTCTCAGAGTCCTTTATAAGTGTTGCATTCTCAAACAAACCAAATGCATTTCTGTAAAACCCcaaatcaaaaaatttcaaacacaGCACCAAAACATAATTATGGCAAGTCAAAGCAGAACAACATTACTAAGTAAGCTTACTTTGTAATGAAAGAAAGATAATTTTCATCAGGGTCTGTCGATCCAAAGAGCAACGCAAGGTTGATCTCTAGTGAATTAGCAATCAAATTAAGTATCCGACCCCTCTGTGGTTCCCAATTCCATGAATGTACCGACTGTTTCTTCCTATTAGGCCCTGTCATCTAAACCAATCCAACAACAATATCACACCCGACAAGTCACACACGCACAGGCAcacacaaaattcaaaaaaaataaaacagcaaACCCAATATCACTCTCACACCTAAAAAACCCTTGAGGTAGCATAATGGCAAATAGATTACCttagttttgttatttgaaCTAGCACTTGACTCCTCAGATAGAACAATACTGACGAGGAAAAATGTGTAAATTTTAAGAGCATTTCGATAAGAAGAAACTCGATCAAGCACCGGAGGAGTCTCATTCCCCTTGTCATTATCATCATCCTGACCTTGAAAAACGCGCAAGAGAGAATCCACATTTGGTAGCAAAACACTTAGATTCGACCGAAGACTCTCCACAAGATTGACTTTACCAGATGGAGTTAGACTAGAAAACCCTTTAACTAACGAATATACGTGATCAAACACTTCTTGCTCCTCAATGCAGAATATCTCTTTATCCGACAAATCAAAGGATACTCCTaatccaaccaaaaaaaaaaaatcagagtctaaaaaaacattaaaattgagcacttaaaaattgaattttccatCAGTAATTCAATACATtcacaattaaaattatttctgattcctttaaaattaattgcaaaaaaGCGTCGAAATTGAGCACtttaattacattttcaaaacacctaatcctataaaaattcaaaattttaaataatattttttaaaaaaactaaatctttcTGTTTCACTCTGTTATGATTCATAAGAGCAACTAAGTTAAAGAGTTTATTTTCCCTATTATTAACAGTTcactaaaatatgaaaaattcgTTTATTTTCCCGCACCTTCTcgagaaacaaacaaaaccaaacccTTACCTTctgaagaaacaaacaaaaacaacaagaagtcCCAAGTTGAAACGAATTAAGACCTGAGGGAATGAATGTAATTAGTGGAATTGAGTAAGGATAGAGCTGACCTTTGACAAATTCTTCGAGTTCAGGAAGACGGAGAGAAGCGACGTCGGTTGGGTTCAGAACGTGGAGACGATTGTCttcgttttcttcttctaagGATTTTAGATTTTGTGGAAACACAAAATAAGGAGCCATTTTTAGAGAGCCGGGGGGGTTTGCTCTCTGCTTCTCTTTTCGGATCTTCTTTCTTTGCTTGAGGTGGGGGATGAAATTTGAATGGGACACTGAAAAAGGGGAGGGAGCGGGAATTTGCTTGAAGTTATGGGCTCAGACCATTATATTACAGGCCTTTGTATGGGATAAACGGGCCTGGCCATAGAAGGCCCGATAAAAATGGCCCAGTGTGGAATCCATAAGATAGTCGTAAGCAGGTATTAGGGCTTTCATCTAAGTGGCCGTTTGGGAGTGTGTggttcacccgcaaccacataTGATAGTGTTTGgttaaggaaaacaaaatgcatCTTGCTGGCGGGACCCGTTAAAATTAGAGATTGAACCGCAGGTtttgagaagcagcattttccTGCTTCTCGTGGTGGGAAAAGGACTTAACaatggagcatggctccactgttcacttgaacagttagtttttttttttaattgctttaaaaattgttgatttttttttaaaaaaaatttatgttttactcaaaaaactagtatttaatattatttaataatactatataaattagaaggatatcgcatgatgacgtaatattttgtgaaatttgattgcaattccaattatgttattgccgGGTCtggcccagttaaaaaaaattcagtttttatttttatttttattgtgttctttttaaaaaattagaagaagatcgcttgatgacgcaacaaaaaatttagtttttgttgttgcgcgcttaaaaaaccatgagaaatatagtcattgttggatagatttcgtatgtgatgacattgcacatagtttaaaggaataataaaaaatatttgatatcaatattatttatttcatgatgtaataacagtagttaaatctataatatttaaatttaaaatcattaatattaatattaatatatatataatattattttataacctcaatttgaaaagtattttttttaaccaaacatattaaactactttttcttcaacctcaattttaaccacagttttaaccaaacacctattttttcaaattaacctcaactaaaagtactttttataaaacaacttttttcaaaccacaaccacaacagctaccgcaataccaaacacactctaaaccAATAAGCATGACCTTGACCtcttttttaaactgtttttcatttaaagaaaatttaaattaatattttttatgttatttaaataaattgaacttGCAAAATCATATTACACCACATTAATAAGCAcacactaattaaaaaatatctttatttgttactaaaaatattcaagaaaaaactcaaatagGTTTAAAATTCAGGAATAAAtgagatttaattgaattttttaaaaaataattatctcaacctatcttaattaaaaaacttggacaccatgatttaattaaattttaaaatttctaatcCGAATCTAACTTGGTTCAAAGTACAGGAGAGATAAAAACAACACTTCATCAGTAAATACCATACCTTTACTTCTCCTTAATCATGATTAGATAAGagacaagataataaatatttatttcttaatatcatataatttaatttaattttaacatgtaaACTCGAGATGTAAcatcatctttattttattttatttaaaaaaaaaaagttggtgtgGGAGCCAAGAGAACTCTCGCccaaataaatatatgttttgcaACTTTATTAAAGATGTTACGTGTATTACTTATGGGTTACagcttttctttatttaatgcTTTTAACAATCAATGCTTTTATTGACATGGGTCTCATTGTCTCACTCGACAAGAAATGAATCCTTGGACACCATGCCACGTGTCTTTCATTTGCCAACCAGGTTTTTGTCCAAAAGGGCTCAGCTGAGCTTCCCTTGTAACATCAAAGATTGCCCCTGTTTTTGGGTGTAATTTTCCACAAAACCCATGTCCCAAGACAGAGCACTGTCCTTGCTTGCAAGACTATCAACCacagcaaagaaagaaagaaagaaaaatcattaaaaacaaaactcctAACTggctaatattattttattctcaaaTACAATCCTTCTAAGTTTCAATGGAATTTCTCAgcttatttgataattatgataattataaatgaaaataattagttctaactaaattaaaattcatcgGTGTTACttaataaactaattataatcaaaataaattttaattgcatTTTTAACTTAGTAGAACAAAATTTTGAGAATAAAATCACTTTCACAGATTAGGTGTTTTGAcaaatagaatttttaaaaaaattctttcatgATAGATGACTAATTAAGAAATAgacaaaacaattatatatatatatatatattgaatttttattgatgattttctcCAAAAACTTTAGTTATCGAActaactcattttatttttaaaactttatttattgattaatctacttaattaagaaatattattgaaaTCTAACTTACAACAACTAACCTATTAAGAAATTCTATTGAATTTAAATAgactaaaatttattattttcatcgataattatttaaataataagttaaagaatcttaataaaatgtaaataaattattattaagaataaCATGATGTTAATcattttagaagaagaaaaaaaaacctttatattaaaaaagaatttttttttttttaaagaaagtgtTGTTACTAAAAATACATCTGGAGGTATGCTAGCTTATCAAAAATTTTGTCGGGaggttatatttaaaaaaaaaaaaaaaacaaaaaccctcaAAAGTCTTTCCAAATCTTTGACTTCACCATCTGTAACTAGCAACTTTAGACAACAGGCTGTTGATCCTGAAATGGGGTTATCTTTCTCTCTTGAAAGCTGAAAACACAAGAGTGGACTTGGTGTCTTAAAAGGgagaggaaaggaaagaaagcaacagagagagtgagagaggagAAATGGCAATGCCATGGAGCATGGCTATATGGATTGCAAATATGGTGTGGGTGGGACTTATAGGATTGGTTTCTACTTGCTTGACTGTTGCTGATGAGCTTGCTAGTTCTCTCAGAGCTGGAGATATTGGTCCTTTTCATGTTGGCTGATCCTCTTCCTTCAAAACTAGGTGACTCTCTTTTTGCCTTGTCTATTGCCTTATCTTTTGTGTACCTgcaattttctctcttttctaatTCAATCGGGCAATTGCTGTTTCTTTATTGGCCATCccaaatatctttctttttctttattgggTTTCTGTTTGATACTTTGGTTTCAATTATTTAATCAATCTGATGTCTTGTGGTTCTTGTTTAATTCCACCACGGCTGCTTAACTTTTggaatttaaaatatcaaaatattttggtggttttgtgttattttcttttattagtcTTGAAAGGCATATGATTTTTCATGTAACTCAATTGCTTCTTTAGCTCCTGCTTCTGCTAATAAATAACAGTTGGATGCATGATGACCTTCATCTTGTCGGCAGCATGGCTTTCTGTCCATGTTTGTGTTTGTGTCTTTTGAAGTATATGTGTTGTCTAGCAAATTATTGGTGATAATGATAAAGGAGACTACTTTTACGGTTCATGTAGTTTTCAGTACTTGCTTGGTGTAGAACTCCCTTTGAATGTGACATTGGAAAGAGCTGAGCTTGACAAAAATATGAAACTAGAATGGAATTGGAAGTTAAACTGATTTGTTCCTTGACCCATTGGACTTGTGGGGGCGGGGGTGGTCCTGCAGCACAAAGATGGGGTTATTCATGATTGTATTGTTACCAGGTTTCTCTGGCAAGGTTTTGGGAAACTTTGCTTTCTCGTCTGACACATAATTTTGTTATGTGTGCTTTGCATCTCCTTGTATATGCCTTAATATGAACCTCAAAATTTGGCAGATTGATCTGTCTTGTAATTGTTTCTGGTTTTCATGTatcatggtggtggtggtatgGTCTCATTCTGATCCTCTTAAGCTCAGTTGAGATATGGTTTTAG includes:
- the LOC118053037 gene encoding condensin-1 complex subunit CAP-D2 isoform X2, whose product is MAPYFVFPQNLKSLEEENEDNRLHVLNPTDVASLRLPELEEFVKGVSFDLSDKEIFCIEEQEVFDHVYSLVKGFSSLTPSGKVNLVESLRSNLSVLLPNVDSLLRVFQGQDDDNDKGNETPPVLDRVSSYRNALKIYTFFLVSIVLSEESSASSNNKTKMTGPNRKKQSVHSWNWEPQRGRILNLIANSLEINLALLFGSTDPDENYLSFITKNAFGLFENATLIKDSETKDALCRIIGACATKYHYTAQSCASIMHLVHKYDYVVTHMADAVAGAEKKYADGTLASSLIREVGRTNPKAYVKDTAGAENLGRFLVELADRLPKLISTNIGVLVPHFGGESYKIRNALVAVLGKLVAKAFKDVEGDVSSKSVRLRTKQAMLEILLERCRDVSAYTRSRVLQVWAELCEEHSVSIGLWNEVAAVAAGRLEDKSAIVRKAALNLLIMMLQHNPFGPQLRIASFQATLEQYNKKLNELEPDKIAESVLDGLQSDNETYDGGEVDDVNMEEPVKEQQESLTDSVPNLEEGIPQKDSSVPDIGNLEQTRALVASLEAGLIFSKCVSATMPTLVQLMASSSATDVENTILLLMRCKQFQIDGAEACLRKMLPLVFSQDKSIYEAVENAFITIYVRKNPVDTAKNLLDLAIDSNIGDLAALEFIVNALVSKGDISTSTISALWDFFCFNISGTTPEQSRGALSVLCMAAKASPGVLGSHLQDIIDIGFGRWAKVDPLLARTACIAIQRLSEEDKKKLLASNGSRVFGFLENLISGSWLPENTWYAAADKAIGVIYTIHPTPETLAADLVKKSLSSVFICSGGDDLQNDIESGSADILTTVQVAKISRYLFVTSHVAMNQLLYIETCVRKIQKQKLKRDRLGADGQNAQNNGVKQDDTPKDNINAELGVSASEDAILDTLSERAEKEIVAGGSKEKYLIGLCAPFLSKLCRNFSLMQKYPELQASGMLALCRFMIIDPDFCDANLQLLFTVVESAPSETVRSNCTIALGDLAVRFPNLLEPWTENMYARLRDPSVSVRKNAVLVLSHLILNDMMKVKGYINEMAIRLEDEQERISNLAKLFFHELSKKGSNPIYNLLPDILGKLSNQELKRETFCNIMQFLIGSIKKDKQMESLVEKLCNRFSGVTDTRQWEYISYCLSQLAFTEKGMKKLIDSFKTFEHVLSEDSVMDNFKSIIIKAKKFAKPELKLCIEEFEEKLTKFHMEKKEQEVTARNAQIHQQKIGGMEGCAVARDEGEVSEGSDVIEDGEIDDPSMEEMVKSSDSEVDRSGEYSGTSSEVTGMESDGTEVQSKVASKSRATESKVKGESGDISASTRRSARSKQR